Proteins encoded within one genomic window of Actinoplanes octamycinicus:
- the metG gene encoding methionine--tRNA ligase, which yields MSHVLAAVAWPYANGPRHIGHVSGFGVPSDVFSRYMRMAGHDVLMVSGTDEHGTPIQVQADADGVTPRELADRYNRVIVEDLHGLGLSYDLFTRTTTRNHYAVVQQLFEGLHENGYIVARTTLGAISPSTGRTLPDRYIEGTCPICGYDSARGDQCDNCGNQLDPEQLINPKSRINGETPQFVETEHFFLDLPAFAEAIGGWLDRRENWRPNVLKFSRNLLDDLQPRAITRDLEWGVPIPLDGWRDRADKRIYVWFDAVIGYLSASIEWARRTGDPEAWRQWWSADAQGKDALGYYFMGKDNIVFHSVIWPALLLGYSGEGDKGGQAGPLGKLNLPTEVVSSEYLTMEGKKFSSSRRVVIYVRDFLERYDADALRYFIAAAGPESNDTDFTWAEFVRRNNDELVAGWGNLVNRSISMAAKNFGAIPPAVDLTAEDRALLEVARAGFATVGELIGKHRQKAAIGEAMRVVAEANKYLSEQAPWKLKDESQKERQGTVLHVALQVVSDANTLLTPFLPHSAQKVHELLGGTGVHAPMPEIVEVEDLDGGPGYPVLMGDYTVGARWESVPLVAGTPLNAPKPVFRKLEPSVVEEELARLGEVS from the coding sequence ATGAGTCACGTTCTCGCCGCGGTCGCCTGGCCCTACGCCAACGGCCCGCGCCACATCGGTCATGTTTCCGGCTTCGGGGTGCCGTCCGACGTGTTCAGCCGGTACATGCGGATGGCCGGCCACGACGTGCTCATGGTCTCCGGCACCGACGAGCACGGCACCCCGATCCAGGTCCAGGCGGACGCCGACGGGGTCACCCCGCGCGAGCTGGCCGATCGGTACAACCGGGTGATCGTCGAGGACCTGCACGGCCTGGGCCTGTCCTACGACCTGTTCACCCGCACCACCACCCGCAACCACTACGCCGTGGTGCAGCAGCTCTTCGAGGGCCTGCACGAGAACGGGTACATCGTCGCCCGCACCACGCTCGGCGCGATCTCCCCGTCCACCGGCCGCACCCTGCCGGACCGCTACATCGAGGGCACCTGCCCGATCTGCGGTTACGACAGCGCCCGCGGCGACCAGTGCGACAACTGCGGCAACCAGCTCGACCCCGAGCAGCTGATCAACCCGAAGTCCCGGATCAACGGGGAGACCCCGCAGTTCGTCGAGACCGAGCACTTCTTCCTCGACCTGCCGGCCTTCGCCGAGGCGATCGGCGGCTGGCTGGACCGCCGGGAGAACTGGCGGCCCAACGTGCTGAAGTTCTCCCGCAACCTGCTCGACGACCTGCAGCCCCGGGCGATCACCCGGGACCTGGAGTGGGGCGTGCCGATCCCGCTGGACGGCTGGCGGGACCGCGCCGACAAGCGGATCTACGTCTGGTTCGACGCGGTCATCGGTTACCTCTCGGCGTCGATCGAGTGGGCCCGGCGCACCGGCGACCCGGAGGCGTGGCGGCAGTGGTGGTCGGCCGACGCGCAGGGCAAGGACGCGCTCGGCTACTACTTCATGGGCAAGGACAACATCGTCTTCCACTCGGTGATCTGGCCGGCGCTGCTGCTCGGCTACTCCGGCGAGGGCGACAAGGGCGGCCAGGCCGGCCCGCTGGGCAAGCTGAACCTGCCCACCGAGGTGGTCTCCAGTGAGTACCTGACGATGGAGGGCAAGAAGTTCTCCTCGTCCCGGCGCGTGGTCATCTACGTGCGCGACTTCCTGGAGCGCTACGACGCCGACGCGCTGCGCTACTTCATCGCCGCGGCCGGCCCGGAGTCCAACGACACCGACTTCACCTGGGCCGAGTTCGTCCGGCGTAACAACGACGAGCTGGTCGCCGGCTGGGGCAACCTGGTGAACCGGTCGATCTCGATGGCCGCGAAGAACTTCGGCGCGATCCCGCCGGCGGTCGACCTGACCGCCGAGGACCGCGCGCTGCTGGAGGTCGCCAGGGCCGGTTTCGCCACGGTCGGCGAGCTGATCGGCAAGCACCGGCAGAAAGCCGCGATCGGCGAGGCGATGCGGGTGGTCGCCGAGGCGAACAAGTACCTCTCCGAGCAGGCCCCGTGGAAGCTCAAGGACGAGTCGCAGAAGGAGCGGCAGGGTACCGTCCTGCACGTCGCGCTGCAGGTGGTCAGCGACGCGAACACGCTGCTCACCCCGTTCCTGCCGCACTCCGCGCAGAAGGTGCACGAGCTGCTCGGCGGCACCGGGGTGCACGCCCCGATGCCGGAGATCGTCGAGGTCGAGGACCTGGACGGCGGGCCGGGGTACCCGGTGCTGATGGGTGACTACACGGTCGGTGCCCGCTGGGAGTCGGTGCCGCTGGTGGCCGGCACCCCGTTGAACGCGCCGAAACCGGTCTTCCGCAAGCTCGAGCCGTCGGTGGTCGAGGAGGAGCTGGCCCGTCTGGGCGAAGTGTCCTGA
- the rsmI gene encoding 16S rRNA (cytidine(1402)-2'-O)-methyltransferase, with amino-acid sequence MSRETSGAGRVILVGAPLGNIGDASARLREVLATADVIAAEDTRRLARLVKDLDVAVRGRVVSYFEGNDDRRTPELVEALAGGATVAVITDGGMPSVSDPGYRLVRAALDAGHPVTAAPGPSAVTTALALSGLPSDRFVFEGFLPRTGSNRRSRLRELAAEPRTLVFFEAPHRITGALADLAATFGADRPGAVCRELTKTYEEIRRGTLAELAEWAAAGEPRGEITLVVGGAPAGPAERPDDDELRAAVARREAAGDSRRDAIQAVADQYGLKKRDVYSLVHAS; translated from the coding sequence GTGTCTCGTGAAACTTCCGGCGCCGGCCGCGTGATCCTGGTCGGCGCCCCGCTCGGCAACATCGGTGACGCCTCGGCGCGGCTGCGGGAGGTGCTCGCCACCGCGGACGTGATCGCGGCCGAGGACACCCGCCGGCTGGCCCGGCTCGTCAAGGACCTGGACGTCGCCGTGCGCGGGCGGGTCGTCTCCTACTTCGAGGGCAACGACGACCGGCGCACCCCGGAGCTGGTCGAGGCACTGGCCGGCGGCGCCACCGTCGCGGTGATCACCGACGGCGGCATGCCGAGCGTCTCCGACCCCGGATATCGGCTGGTCCGGGCCGCCCTGGACGCCGGCCACCCGGTGACCGCGGCGCCCGGCCCGAGCGCGGTGACCACCGCGCTGGCGCTGTCCGGGCTGCCCAGCGACCGGTTCGTCTTCGAGGGGTTCCTGCCGCGGACCGGCTCGAACCGCCGCTCCCGGCTGCGCGAGCTGGCCGCCGAGCCACGGACGCTGGTCTTCTTCGAGGCGCCGCACCGGATCACCGGGGCGCTCGCCGACCTGGCCGCCACGTTCGGCGCGGACCGGCCCGGGGCGGTCTGCCGGGAGCTGACCAAGACCTACGAGGAGATCCGCCGCGGCACCCTGGCCGAGCTGGCCGAGTGGGCCGCCGCCGGGGAACCGCGCGGCGAGATCACCCTGGTGGTGGGCGGCGCGCCGGCCGGGCCGGCGGAGCGGCCGGACGACGACGAGCTGCGCGCCGCGGTGGCCCGGCGGGAGGCGGCCGGCGACTCGCGGCGCGATGCCATCCAGGCGGTGGCCGATCAGTACGGGCTGAAGAAGCGCGACGTCTACAGCCTGGTGCACGCGTCATAG
- a CDS encoding dolichyl-phosphate-mannose--protein mannosyltransferase, whose translation MTTATAETELTPADSPAEAESSRGVRAVPDLVRRRLSTLDARLDPYSWLVTLVIVTAAAILRLAGVDKPKGYIFDEVYYPTDAWDMLQHGVEWDEKTNGPAYVVHPPLGKWLIALGEQVYGNRELGWRISAAIAGTLMILILIRVAYRMFHSIVLAGMAGLLMTLDGFQLVLSRTSLLDIFLGLFILLTFACMVLDRDHYRRRWKRALADGFDPAATYKIPRIVPWWLLASGVFFGLACGVKWSALFFAPFFAVLVVAWRWQARRSARVRGPFVAGLLGDFGYLILSFVLSIVFYLATWTGWFVTDTGYFRHYREANGMSEPPILGALLNLMHYHSEAYNFHSGLTEKHTYQSWPWQWLLLGRPVAFYWNGNGNCGAPSCAAEILLLGTPILWWSFLPALIALIWFGIARRDWRAYAIFAGAAASMLPWYWYAVADGRTMFSFYLLPGLPFLILAVVYVLGAIMTPPGGMASGAARTDRQLIGTVVAATYMVLVALCFAYFYPVFIGSTMPYDDWSVRMWLGGRWI comes from the coding sequence GTGACCACGGCGACAGCTGAGACAGAACTCACCCCCGCGGACTCCCCCGCCGAGGCGGAGTCGTCCCGAGGGGTGCGGGCCGTTCCCGACCTCGTCCGGCGACGCCTGTCGACGCTGGACGCCCGCCTCGACCCGTACTCCTGGCTGGTCACCCTGGTGATCGTGACCGCCGCGGCGATCCTGCGGCTGGCCGGGGTGGACAAGCCCAAGGGCTACATCTTCGACGAGGTCTACTACCCGACCGACGCCTGGGACATGCTCCAGCACGGCGTCGAGTGGGACGAGAAGACCAACGGCCCGGCGTACGTGGTGCATCCGCCGCTCGGCAAGTGGCTGATCGCCCTGGGCGAGCAGGTCTACGGCAACCGCGAGCTGGGCTGGCGGATCTCGGCGGCGATCGCCGGCACGCTGATGATCCTGATCCTGATCCGGGTCGCCTACCGGATGTTCCACTCGATCGTGCTGGCCGGGATGGCCGGCCTGCTGATGACCCTGGACGGGTTCCAGCTGGTGCTCTCCCGCACCTCGCTGCTGGACATCTTCCTCGGGCTGTTCATCCTGCTGACCTTCGCCTGCATGGTGCTGGACCGCGACCACTACCGGCGGCGCTGGAAGCGGGCGCTGGCCGACGGCTTCGACCCGGCGGCCACCTACAAGATCCCGCGGATCGTCCCGTGGTGGCTGCTGGCCAGCGGCGTCTTCTTCGGCCTGGCCTGCGGGGTGAAGTGGAGCGCGCTGTTCTTCGCGCCGTTCTTCGCCGTCCTGGTGGTGGCCTGGCGCTGGCAGGCGCGGCGGTCGGCCCGGGTGCGCGGCCCGTTCGTGGCCGGCCTGCTCGGCGACTTCGGCTACCTGATCCTCAGCTTCGTCCTGAGCATCGTCTTCTACCTGGCCACCTGGACCGGCTGGTTCGTCACCGACACCGGCTACTTCCGGCACTACCGGGAGGCGAACGGGATGAGCGAGCCGCCGATCCTGGGCGCGCTGCTGAACCTGATGCACTACCACTCCGAGGCGTACAACTTCCACAGCGGACTGACCGAGAAGCACACGTACCAGTCCTGGCCGTGGCAGTGGCTGCTGCTCGGCCGGCCGGTCGCGTTCTACTGGAACGGCAACGGCAACTGCGGGGCGCCCAGCTGCGCCGCCGAGATCCTGCTGCTCGGCACGCCGATCCTGTGGTGGTCGTTCCTGCCCGCGCTGATCGCGCTGATCTGGTTCGGCATCGCGCGGCGGGACTGGCGGGCCTACGCGATCTTCGCCGGCGCGGCCGCCAGCATGCTGCCCTGGTACTGGTACGCGGTCGCCGACGGGCGCACGATGTTCTCCTTCTACCTGCTGCCCGGCCTGCCGTTCCTGATCCTGGCGGTGGTCTACGTGCTCGGCGCGATCATGACCCCGCCCGGCGGGATGGCCAGCGGCGCGGCCCGCACCGACCGGCAACTGATCGGCACGGTGGTGGCGGCGACCTACATGGTGCTGGTGGCGCTCTGCTTCGCCTACTTCTATCCGGTCTTCATCGGCTCGACCATGCCCTACGACGACTGGTCGGTCCGGATGTGGCTGGGCGGCAGGTGGATCTAG
- a CDS encoding GAF domain-containing sensor histidine kinase has translation MKAPLPDNEIERLAALYSLDILDSPPEKDFDDIVALAAGVCETPMSMVSLVDADRQWAKASTGPDLVETPRDLSFCAHAILGRDLLVVPDASQDARFADNPAVTAIDGTRFYAGAPLMTTDGFALGTLCVMDTEPRRLEMEQQQALRALARQVTAQLELRRYAYALANTTARLQELERRKDDLAGLVGGELRSSLRLMSTYLESLGDTGYHDFELADLVGRATAAHVRGFRELIDHLTQMADAGLGGDSLHMRQVDLTRVTQRAVEAVRPIAASKHIWILNQAGGPSLPIIADPVRLEQVLTHLLFAAVKYTPEGGRVRVGTEMESGPTVRLDDMDLPDGMRPDLFPHLYYGAIANLADVPGPDRGLAVAKRILDAHHATVALSDRPGDGTSLHVVFPYADLTPDELIRDLALA, from the coding sequence ATGAAAGCACCCCTGCCCGACAACGAGATCGAGCGGCTGGCCGCGCTCTACTCGCTCGACATCCTGGACAGCCCGCCGGAGAAGGACTTCGACGACATCGTCGCGCTGGCCGCCGGGGTCTGTGAGACGCCGATGTCCATGGTCAGCCTGGTCGACGCGGACCGGCAGTGGGCCAAGGCCAGCACCGGGCCGGACCTGGTGGAGACGCCGCGGGACCTGTCCTTCTGCGCGCACGCGATCCTCGGCCGGGACCTGCTCGTGGTGCCGGACGCCAGCCAGGACGCGCGGTTCGCCGACAACCCGGCGGTGACCGCGATCGACGGCACCCGGTTCTACGCCGGGGCACCGCTGATGACCACCGACGGGTTCGCGCTCGGCACGCTGTGCGTGATGGACACCGAGCCGCGCCGGCTGGAGATGGAGCAGCAGCAGGCGTTGCGGGCGCTGGCCCGGCAGGTGACCGCTCAGCTGGAGCTGCGCCGGTACGCCTACGCGCTGGCCAACACCACGGCCCGGCTGCAGGAGCTGGAACGCCGCAAGGACGACCTGGCCGGCCTGGTCGGCGGCGAGCTGCGGTCGTCGCTGCGGCTGATGTCGACCTACCTGGAGAGCCTGGGCGACACCGGTTACCACGACTTTGAGCTGGCCGATCTGGTCGGCCGGGCCACCGCGGCGCACGTGCGCGGGTTCCGTGAGCTGATCGACCACCTGACCCAGATGGCCGACGCCGGGCTGGGCGGGGACAGCCTGCACATGCGGCAGGTGGACCTGACCCGGGTGACCCAGCGGGCGGTCGAGGCGGTCCGCCCGATCGCGGCCAGCAAGCACATCTGGATCCTGAACCAGGCCGGCGGCCCGTCGCTGCCGATCATCGCCGACCCGGTGCGGCTGGAGCAGGTGCTGACCCACCTGCTGTTCGCCGCGGTGAAGTACACGCCGGAGGGCGGCCGGGTACGGGTCGGCACCGAGATGGAGTCCGGCCCGACCGTCCGGCTCGACGACATGGACCTGCCCGACGGGATGCGCCCGGATCTGTTCCCGCACCTGTACTACGGGGCGATCGCGAACCTGGCGGACGTGCCCGGCCCGGACCGCGGGCTGGCCGTGGCGAAACGGATCCTGGACGCCCACCACGCCACCGTGGCGCTCTCCGACCGGCCCGGCGACGGCACCTCGCTGCACGTGGTGTTCCCGTACGCCGATCTGACGCCGGACGAGCTGATTCGCGACCTGGCGCTGGCCTGA
- a CDS encoding bifunctional polysaccharide deacetylase/glycosyltransferase family 2 protein produces MSSRAKGRNRGRSRRRILPRPRVMLGTLVLGFFVAVLVVQAYINAEFTADHKETEVGDQDGVPLSIRGGGPIVNTTGGQETTSRLPDRTIALTFDDGPDPTWTPRVLKVLRENDAHGTFFVVGSQVARHPALTKDIVADGNELGLHTFTHPNMQLLAPWRRHLELSQNQVAIAKATGVHTNLARFPYSSKTEAIDETNWKIVKEAGRAGYLVVVNDTDSEDWQRPGVDRIIQNATPVGDSSAIILFHDAGGDRSQTIEALAKFIPLMKARGYRFTTVTEGLNLGIEEQAAAVKSGRAPESASVIPTLPLNPAAAPGDEWRGSALIWTVRLADGLVAVVAALFVVVGVLTIGRTALLLLLAGRHARQRRKPGWRWGEPVTDPVSVIVPAYNEKEGIEAAVRSLAGGDYPEIEVVVVDDGSTDNTAEIAEGLRLPNVRVVRVPNGGKSNALNTGIALAKHDLIVTVDGDTVFERDSIQKLVQPFGDPTVGAVAGNVKVGNRGTLVSTWQHIEYVIGFNLDRRLYETLNCMPTVPGAIGAFRREALAQVGGISDETLAEDTDVTMALCRQGWRVVYEEHAKAWTEAPTTLEQLYRQRYRWSYGTMQAMWKHRRALFDKGPSGRFGRVGLPFLALFGVALPMLAPVVDIMLVYGLVFWELKETLVAWLGMLALQVFTALVAFRFDREPIKALWRLPLQQFAYRQLMYLVLIQSATTALTGGRLRWHKLNRAGLAPRSATPPPPPPPPSGSVAPAVDSWPPTVPELPRQQQPIGRAVAPPTTPAVPSPVYRD; encoded by the coding sequence GTGAGCAGCCGCGCCAAGGGCCGCAACCGGGGCCGCAGCCGCCGGCGGATCCTGCCCCGGCCGCGGGTCATGCTCGGCACGCTGGTGCTCGGCTTCTTCGTCGCGGTGCTGGTGGTGCAGGCGTACATCAACGCCGAGTTCACCGCCGACCACAAGGAGACCGAGGTCGGTGACCAGGACGGCGTGCCGCTGTCGATCCGCGGCGGGGGGCCGATCGTCAACACCACCGGCGGGCAGGAGACCACCAGCCGGCTGCCGGACCGCACCATCGCGCTCACCTTCGACGACGGGCCGGACCCGACCTGGACCCCGCGGGTCCTGAAGGTGCTCCGGGAGAACGACGCGCACGGCACGTTCTTCGTCGTCGGCTCCCAGGTGGCCCGCCACCCGGCGCTCACCAAGGACATCGTCGCCGACGGCAACGAGCTGGGCCTGCACACCTTCACCCACCCCAACATGCAGCTGCTCGCGCCGTGGCGGCGGCATCTGGAGCTGTCCCAGAACCAGGTGGCGATCGCCAAGGCCACCGGGGTGCACACCAACCTGGCCCGGTTCCCGTACTCCTCGAAGACCGAGGCGATCGACGAGACCAACTGGAAGATCGTCAAGGAGGCCGGCCGGGCCGGCTACCTGGTCGTCGTCAACGACACGGACAGCGAGGACTGGCAGCGCCCCGGCGTCGACCGGATCATCCAGAACGCGACGCCGGTCGGCGACAGCTCGGCGATCATCCTGTTCCACGACGCCGGTGGCGACCGCTCGCAGACGATCGAGGCGCTGGCCAAGTTCATCCCGCTGATGAAGGCCCGCGGCTACCGGTTCACCACGGTCACCGAGGGCCTGAACCTGGGCATCGAGGAGCAGGCCGCCGCGGTCAAGTCCGGCCGGGCGCCGGAGAGCGCCTCGGTCATCCCCACCCTGCCGCTCAACCCGGCCGCCGCGCCCGGCGACGAGTGGCGCGGATCGGCGCTGATCTGGACGGTACGCCTGGCCGACGGCCTGGTCGCCGTGGTGGCCGCGCTGTTCGTGGTGGTCGGCGTGCTGACCATCGGCCGGACCGCGCTGTTGCTGCTGCTGGCCGGCCGGCACGCCCGGCAACGGCGGAAACCGGGCTGGCGCTGGGGTGAGCCGGTCACCGACCCGGTGTCGGTGATCGTGCCCGCCTACAACGAGAAGGAAGGCATCGAGGCCGCCGTCCGGTCGCTGGCCGGCGGCGACTACCCGGAGATCGAGGTGGTGGTGGTCGACGACGGCTCCACCGACAACACCGCCGAGATCGCCGAGGGGCTGCGGCTGCCCAACGTCCGGGTGGTCCGGGTGCCCAACGGCGGCAAGTCGAACGCCCTGAACACCGGGATCGCGCTGGCCAAGCACGACCTGATCGTCACGGTCGACGGCGACACCGTCTTCGAGCGGGACTCGATCCAGAAGCTGGTGCAGCCGTTCGGCGACCCCACGGTCGGGGCGGTGGCCGGCAACGTCAAGGTCGGCAACCGGGGCACCCTGGTCTCCACCTGGCAGCACATCGAGTACGTGATCGGCTTCAACCTGGACCGCCGGCTCTACGAGACGCTCAACTGCATGCCCACCGTGCCCGGCGCGATCGGCGCGTTCCGCCGTGAGGCGCTGGCCCAGGTCGGCGGGATCAGCGACGAGACCCTGGCCGAGGACACCGACGTCACCATGGCGCTGTGCCGGCAGGGCTGGCGGGTGGTCTACGAGGAGCACGCCAAGGCGTGGACCGAGGCGCCGACCACCCTGGAGCAGCTCTACCGGCAGCGGTACCGGTGGAGTTACGGGACCATGCAGGCGATGTGGAAGCACCGCCGGGCGCTGTTCGACAAGGGCCCGTCCGGGCGCTTCGGCCGGGTCGGCCTGCCGTTCCTCGCGCTGTTCGGGGTGGCGCTGCCGATGCTCGCCCCGGTGGTCGACATCATGCTGGTCTACGGCCTGGTCTTCTGGGAGCTGAAGGAGACCCTGGTCGCCTGGCTCGGCATGCTGGCCCTGCAGGTGTTCACCGCGCTGGTCGCGTTCCGCTTCGACCGGGAGCCGATCAAGGCGCTCTGGCGGCTGCCGCTGCAACAGTTCGCCTACCGGCAGCTGATGTACCTGGTGCTGATCCAGTCGGCGACCACCGCGCTGACCGGTGGCCGGCTGCGCTGGCACAAGCTGAACCGAGCCGGGCTGGCCCCACGCTCGGCGACCCCGCCGCCCCCGCCGCCCCCACCGAGCGGATCGGTGGCGCCGGCCGTCGACAGCTGGCCGCCGACCGTGCCGGAACTGCCCCGCCAGCAGCAGCCGATCGGGCGGGCGGTGGCCCCGCCGACCACGCCCGCGGTGCCCTCCCCGGTCTACCGGGATTGA